Proteins co-encoded in one Neosynechococcus sphagnicola sy1 genomic window:
- a CDS encoding DUF2808 domain-containing protein — translation MPFPKAILPRFLSALALTGCLVAGFSTTTWAQQSSGFTLFSGVKSENQLPFQLDYGGKSGIWDRYRLRLPAKRVKLAIAQIAISYPDYYKGEIDPKAVEIALTSGRKVLKKIPIQEVNWDRENRLILIALKEPIPASSSVEIILSNVRNPSNVGMYYFNCQIQTPGDVPLLRYIGTWIITINR, via the coding sequence ATGCCTTTTCCCAAAGCAATCCTGCCCCGTTTCCTTTCTGCCCTAGCACTCACGGGTTGTTTGGTGGCAGGATTTTCGACGACAACTTGGGCACAGCAATCGTCAGGGTTTACCCTCTTTAGTGGGGTGAAATCCGAGAATCAATTGCCTTTTCAGTTAGACTATGGTGGCAAATCAGGCATCTGGGATCGTTATCGGCTGAGACTCCCGGCCAAGAGAGTGAAGCTGGCGATCGCCCAAATTGCCATCTCTTATCCCGATTACTATAAGGGGGAGATTGATCCCAAGGCAGTGGAAATCGCCTTGACCTCAGGCCGGAAAGTTCTCAAGAAAATTCCCATCCAAGAAGTCAACTGGGATCGAGAAAATCGGCTGATTCTGATTGCCCTGAAAGAGCCAATCCCCGCCAGTAGCAGTGTAGAGATTATCCTCTCGAACGTGCGTAACCCGAGTAATGTCGGCATGTATTATTTCAATTGCCAGATCCAAACCCCCGGAGATGTGCCCCTTTTGCGCTACATCGGCACCTGGATTATAACCATTAACCGTTAA
- a CDS encoding glutaminase: MIPATQLSTLTQTQLESWVARAQTHTSQGTLPTYIPRLAEADPDVIAVQIQTDEGMVWTAGEISQRFTLMSVIKPFVLLFLLEQLGETVVLQQVGTKPSDHPFHSLVQLQADQGWPRNPMINSGAIALVSLLPGIDATSRCDRLRQWLNRQAGCNLQVDGAMLASVASMENLQNQALANYLQLSERIPSAEEALEAYNWVCCLAGTVADLAQLGLLLAGAAGNILPRSRRAVNALMLSCGLYQTSDVFAMQVGLPTKSGVSGSLLSIVPGAGAIACYSPALNPEGHSLAGLWLVEQLSQALNLGIFG, from the coding sequence ATGATCCCTGCCACACAGCTGTCTACCCTGACGCAAACGCAACTGGAAAGTTGGGTTGCCCGCGCCCAAACCCATACCTCGCAAGGAACCCTTCCCACCTATATTCCTCGTCTGGCGGAGGCAGATCCCGATGTCATAGCCGTACAAATCCAGACGGACGAGGGCATGGTGTGGACTGCGGGTGAGATCAGTCAGCGGTTTACCCTGATGAGTGTGATCAAACCCTTTGTGCTGCTGTTCTTGCTGGAACAGTTGGGCGAAACCGTTGTCCTGCAACAGGTGGGCACCAAACCGTCGGATCATCCGTTTCACTCCCTAGTGCAGCTCCAAGCCGATCAGGGGTGGCCCCGTAACCCGATGATCAATAGTGGGGCGATCGCCCTGGTGTCGCTGTTACCAGGAATCGATGCGACCAGCCGCTGCGATCGCCTGCGTCAATGGCTGAATCGTCAGGCCGGGTGCAACCTCCAGGTGGACGGGGCAATGCTGGCTTCGGTGGCATCGATGGAAAATTTGCAAAATCAAGCCCTTGCGAATTACCTGCAACTGTCCGAGCGCATCCCTTCAGCGGAGGAAGCCTTAGAAGCCTACAATTGGGTGTGCTGTTTAGCCGGTACTGTGGCGGATCTAGCTCAGTTGGGCCTGTTGTTGGCAGGGGCTGCCGGAAATATCCTGCCGCGATCGCGACGGGCAGTGAACGCCCTGATGCTGAGTTGTGGGCTATATCAGACCTCTGATGTCTTCGCCATGCAAGTGGGGTTACCCACCAAATCGGGGGTGAGTGGGTCGTTGCTGTCCATTGTTCCAGGGGCAGGGGCGATCGCCTGCTACAGTCCTGCCCTGAATCCAGAAGGTCACTCCCTTGCCGGATTGTGGCTGGTGGAGCAATTGTCCCAAGCATTGAATCTAGGGATTTTTGGTTGA
- a CDS encoding arsenosugar biosynthesis-associated peroxidase-like protein, whose amino-acid sequence MTTGIVMTYYKPEHLADFGDIRDGNPELADKFFAYYQAVFAQGALSSREKALIALAVSHAIQCPYCIDAYSQESLKQGADLEQMTEAVHVATAIRGGATLIHGLQMRDRVQQLAM is encoded by the coding sequence ATGACTACGGGAATAGTGATGACCTATTACAAACCTGAACATCTGGCGGATTTTGGTGATATTAGGGATGGGAACCCAGAACTTGCAGATAAGTTTTTTGCCTACTACCAAGCTGTGTTTGCCCAGGGGGCATTATCGAGTCGGGAGAAAGCGCTGATTGCCCTCGCGGTTTCCCATGCTATCCAGTGTCCTTACTGTATTGATGCCTATAGTCAGGAATCCTTGAAGCAGGGAGCGGATCTGGAACAAATGACAGAAGCGGTGCATGTTGCGACGGCAATTCGCGGCGGTGCAACGTTAATTCACGGGCTGCAAATGCGCGATCGCGTACAACAGTTAGCCATGTAG
- the psb34 gene encoding photosystem II assembly protein Psb34 codes for MYTTDNEGVLNNYATEVPIYFAEYPTPEQQRNYAFQGAVAVLLVTFTLLTAFSVS; via the coding sequence ATGTACACCACCGATAACGAAGGCGTTCTCAATAACTACGCCACTGAAGTCCCCATTTACTTCGCTGAATATCCCACCCCTGAGCAGCAACGCAACTATGCTTTCCAGGGTGCAGTGGCGGTTTTGCTCGTAACGTTTACTCTACTGACGGCTTTCTCGGTCAGCTAA
- a CDS encoding Mini-ribonuclease 3 produces the protein MTYSQEESRDDACFVSPPIVTQVTDFCQQLTNHLSPTALPQVSPAALAYLGDTVYELYIRTAYLLPPKRLHQYHQAVVSQVRAEAQALHLQALQPYLTPPELDILRRGRNAASGGPRRLDPELYQQATSLETLLGYLYLHDPQRLLALLQHLPLADATADLSGKMT, from the coding sequence ATGACCTATTCCCAAGAGGAGTCCAGAGATGATGCCTGCTTCGTCTCTCCGCCGATAGTTACCCAAGTGACGGACTTCTGCCAGCAGCTAACCAACCACCTTTCCCCCACAGCCCTGCCCCAAGTCTCCCCCGCTGCCTTGGCTTATTTAGGAGATACGGTCTACGAGCTCTACATTCGCACTGCTTATTTACTGCCGCCCAAACGCCTACATCAATATCATCAAGCCGTGGTTTCCCAGGTCAGAGCTGAAGCCCAAGCGCTCCACCTTCAGGCGTTGCAGCCTTACCTCACCCCTCCAGAACTCGATATTCTCCGACGAGGACGCAATGCTGCCTCTGGGGGGCCGCGTCGTCTCGACCCAGAATTGTACCAACAGGCCACCAGTCTAGAGACTCTGCTGGGATACTTGTATTTGCATGATCCACAACGATTGCTGGCGCTCTTGCAACACCTCCCATTGGCTGACGCAACAGCAGATCTATCTGGCAAGATGACTTAA
- a CDS encoding glycosyltransferase, producing MSTIPPSLLLSAPSGVLQVSPLEAPSPLPIRFSLIIPTYNERQNIEAMVAHLSQLLDPVLPGEYELIIVDDDSPDRTWEVAQTLLVAFPQLRVMRRQQERGLSTAVVRGWQAAQGEILGVMDGDLQHPPEVLLQLLAAMERGADLAIASRHVKRGGVSRWSLLRRLLSRGAQVVGLLLLPGVVGRVSDPMSGYFLVSRAAIAERELQPTGYKILIEVLGRGQIQEIAEVGYVFLERREGESKVTGRQYLDYLHHLLRLRLTHGRGGRFRELIPLKQFLRFGLVGLSGVVVDMVVLYLLHDASTLGLGLTRSKILAAEVAIINNFFWNDAWTFADVAQQQRGGVARFRRFLKFNAVCLVGLVLNVLLLNLLFNQLQLHYLLANLIAIAVVTLWNFWVNLKLSWRVTAVKSSTHNGS from the coding sequence ATGAGTACCATTCCCCCCTCCTTGTTATTATCGGCACCCTCTGGAGTGCTGCAAGTCTCTCCTTTGGAGGCGCCGAGTCCCCTCCCTATTAGGTTTTCACTGATTATTCCCACCTACAACGAACGTCAGAATATTGAGGCCATGGTGGCTCATCTGAGTCAGTTATTAGACCCAGTGCTGCCGGGGGAGTATGAGCTGATTATTGTGGATGATGACAGCCCCGATCGCACCTGGGAAGTGGCTCAGACTCTTTTAGTGGCCTTCCCTCAGCTGCGGGTGATGCGTCGCCAACAGGAGCGGGGACTCTCCACCGCCGTCGTGCGCGGTTGGCAGGCGGCACAGGGTGAGATCTTGGGGGTGATGGATGGGGATCTCCAACACCCCCCGGAGGTGTTGCTGCAACTGTTGGCGGCCATGGAGCGGGGGGCAGATCTGGCGATCGCCAGTCGCCATGTCAAACGGGGGGGGGTCAGCCGCTGGAGTCTCTTGCGACGCCTTTTATCCCGGGGGGCGCAGGTGGTGGGGTTACTGCTGCTGCCGGGGGTGGTTGGCCGGGTCTCCGATCCCATGAGTGGATATTTTCTGGTCAGCCGTGCCGCGATCGCCGAGCGGGAACTCCAACCCACGGGATACAAGATTTTGATTGAAGTCTTGGGTCGCGGCCAGATTCAAGAAATTGCTGAGGTGGGTTATGTGTTTCTAGAACGGCGCGAGGGCGAAAGCAAGGTTACCGGGCGACAGTATCTTGACTATCTCCATCACCTGCTGCGGCTGCGGTTAACCCACGGGCGCGGGGGCCGATTCCGGGAACTCATTCCCCTGAAACAGTTTCTCCGCTTTGGCCTTGTGGGGTTGAGTGGGGTGGTGGTGGATATGGTGGTGCTCTACCTCCTGCACGATGCCAGTACCTTAGGCTTGGGGTTAACCCGCAGCAAGATTCTGGCTGCGGAGGTGGCGATCATCAATAATTTTTTCTGGAATGATGCCTGGACCTTTGCAGATGTTGCCCAACAACAACGGGGTGGGGTAGCGCGGTTCCGGCGGTTCTTGAAGTTCAATGCAGTCTGCCTCGTGGGGTTGGTTTTAAATGTGCTGCTCCTGAACCTGTTGTTTAATCAGTTGCAGCTTCACTACCTGCTGGCGAATTTGATCGCGATCGCCGTGGTCACCCTGTGGAATTTTTGGGTCAATCTCAAGTTGAGTTGGCGGGTCACGGCTGTGAAGTCCTCGACCCATAACGGGTCATGA
- a CDS encoding DUF1997 domain-containing protein: protein MAPSFNPDSLAASPASFSVAPDSPEADHSLPGDLDPVQYHSQFTDCMEMNADAATVANYLDAHQGWFHRCAHPMRVEPLGPHAYALVIGRFGALGYDLEPKIGLNLLPQEQGIYRIVTVPVPDYHSLGYTVDFQAAMHLVEVPIDSPSPVPELSEMLADSLPEGVTRVEWHLDLTVGVQFPRFIYRLPQTLIQNTGDRLLKNIVRQVSRRLTYKVQEDFHTTLDLPMPKSARKPWLS, encoded by the coding sequence GTGGCACCCTCATTTAACCCTGATTCCTTGGCAGCCTCCCCAGCTTCCTTCAGTGTGGCTCCCGATTCCCCAGAGGCAGATCACTCCCTGCCTGGCGATCTTGACCCAGTGCAATACCACAGTCAGTTCACGGACTGCATGGAGATGAATGCGGATGCGGCCACGGTTGCCAACTATCTGGACGCTCACCAAGGTTGGTTTCACCGTTGTGCCCATCCGATGCGGGTGGAACCCCTAGGTCCCCATGCCTACGCCCTTGTGATTGGCCGCTTTGGTGCCCTCGGCTATGATCTGGAGCCCAAAATTGGCCTGAATCTATTACCCCAAGAGCAGGGCATTTATCGCATTGTCACCGTTCCCGTGCCCGATTACCACTCCCTGGGCTACACGGTGGACTTTCAAGCAGCGATGCACCTCGTGGAAGTTCCTATCGATTCCCCGTCCCCAGTTCCTGAACTCTCTGAAATGCTTGCCGACTCGTTGCCCGAGGGTGTCACCCGCGTAGAATGGCACTTGGATCTGACCGTGGGGGTGCAATTTCCCCGATTTATTTACCGTCTGCCTCAAACTCTGATTCAAAACACGGGCGATCGCCTGCTGAAGAACATTGTGCGTCAGGTGTCCCGTCGCCTCACCTACAAAGTGCAAGAAGACTTTCATACCACCCTGGATCTGCCCATGCCCAAGAGTGCTCGAAAACCCTGGCTTTCCTAG
- the ribH gene encoding 6,7-dimethyl-8-ribityllumazine synthase, with the protein MAVFEGTFSHTQELRLAIVIGRFNDQITGKLLAACQDCLKRHGIDVDPEGRQVDYAWVPGSFEVPIVARHLAITHRYDAIICLGAVIRGQTPHFDYVAAEVAKGIAAAGFQTGVPVVFGIITADTLQQALERAGIKSNKGWDYAMNALEMASLMRQLKGGSAAGYAVNPAQGVFHSLPSTLASDATAETRLPEA; encoded by the coding sequence ATGGCAGTTTTTGAAGGAACCTTCAGTCATACTCAGGAACTACGACTGGCGATCGTCATTGGTCGGTTCAACGACCAGATTACGGGTAAGCTACTGGCAGCTTGCCAAGACTGCCTCAAACGGCATGGGATTGATGTTGACCCTGAAGGTCGGCAGGTAGACTATGCCTGGGTACCCGGTAGTTTTGAAGTTCCGATTGTGGCGCGACACCTCGCCATTACCCATCGCTACGATGCCATTATTTGCTTGGGTGCGGTCATCCGAGGGCAAACGCCCCACTTTGACTATGTAGCTGCTGAGGTTGCTAAAGGGATTGCGGCGGCGGGATTTCAAACAGGCGTTCCTGTTGTGTTTGGAATTATCACAGCCGACACCTTGCAGCAGGCGCTTGAGCGGGCAGGCATCAAGAGTAACAAGGGGTGGGACTACGCGATGAATGCCTTGGAAATGGCAAGTTTAATGCGGCAGCTCAAGGGGGGTTCTGCGGCTGGCTATGCTGTGAATCCCGCTCAGGGGGTGTTCCATTCCTTACCAAGTACCCTTGCGAGTGATGCCACCGCTGAAACCAGACTACCCGAAGCCTAA
- a CDS encoding glycosyltransferase, translated as MIVRAFNHLGYPLVVIGSGPELKRIQQLARPNVQILGAQPDAVVEQYMASARAFVYAACEDFGIAPVEAQACGTPVIAYGAGGVLETVRDVRQAPTTGTGVFFPTQTEPDLIEAVQWFESQHHCFQPEILQQQAARFSTSVFARSYLAYLDSCYGKFSARQQR; from the coding sequence TTGATTGTCCGGGCTTTTAACCACCTGGGCTATCCATTGGTGGTGATTGGTAGCGGCCCGGAACTGAAACGGATTCAGCAACTGGCTCGCCCCAACGTGCAAATTTTGGGTGCCCAACCCGATGCAGTGGTGGAGCAGTATATGGCCAGTGCCAGGGCTTTTGTCTATGCAGCCTGCGAAGACTTTGGCATTGCTCCGGTCGAAGCCCAAGCCTGCGGAACTCCCGTAATCGCCTATGGCGCCGGAGGGGTGCTTGAAACCGTGCGGGATGTTCGACAAGCACCGACCACCGGAACAGGGGTGTTCTTCCCCACCCAAACCGAGCCAGATCTGATCGAGGCGGTTCAATGGTTTGAGTCTCAACACCACTGCTTTCAGCCAGAAATCCTACAGCAGCAGGCTGCCCGATTTAGTACCTCGGTGTTTGCCCGAAGTTATCTTGCCTATCTGGACAGCTGCTATGGAAAATTTAGTGCTAGGCAGCAACGCTAA
- a CDS encoding hemolysin family protein, with amino-acid sequence MSAIATEIIFVLVLIVANGIFSGSEIAVISARKVRLEQLVNRGNRKARVALKLANAPNDFLSTVQIGITLIGVLSGAVAGATIAERLAVVLEGFPILKPYRQGISVGIVVSVITYLSLVIGELVPKRIALNHPEQIACSVAKPMQMLSRLAAPLVYLLSASTDLLLKLLGIQASEELAVTEEEIKVMIRQGAESGMFEESEHEMVERVLRLGDRSIKSLMTPRTEIVWLDIESPLAESLQEVVESAYSRFPVGRGNLDECVGIIRGSSLLAARLSSPDIEIESLIQPPLYIAESTRALKVLEQFKQTGVHTALVTDEYGGIEGLVTLNDLMEAIVGDLPSAEAQEEPMVVQREDGSWLLDGLLAIDEFRDIFSDESFPDAQDEYHTLGGFVMHTLMRIPHAGEQFEWGGLEFEVMDMDGTRVDKVLVIPKDTSAEAANISDKE; translated from the coding sequence ATGTCCGCGATCGCTACTGAAATCATCTTTGTTCTGGTCTTGATTGTTGCCAATGGCATCTTTTCAGGTTCAGAGATTGCGGTGATTTCTGCTCGTAAAGTTCGTTTAGAGCAGTTAGTCAATCGCGGCAACCGGAAGGCGCGGGTGGCCCTGAAGTTAGCGAATGCTCCCAATGATTTTCTCTCAACGGTTCAAATTGGGATCACCTTGATTGGAGTTCTCAGCGGTGCAGTTGCCGGCGCAACCATTGCGGAACGGTTGGCGGTGGTTTTGGAGGGGTTTCCAATTCTAAAACCCTATCGTCAAGGTATCAGTGTCGGGATTGTGGTCAGCGTCATTACCTATCTTTCCTTGGTGATTGGGGAGTTAGTCCCGAAACGGATCGCCTTAAATCATCCCGAGCAAATTGCCTGCTCCGTTGCCAAACCCATGCAGATGCTCTCTCGTCTAGCGGCTCCCCTGGTTTATTTGCTCAGTGCCTCCACCGATCTGCTGCTGAAGTTGCTCGGAATCCAGGCTTCAGAGGAGCTAGCCGTCACGGAGGAAGAAATCAAGGTGATGATTCGCCAAGGCGCGGAGTCAGGGATGTTTGAGGAATCTGAGCATGAAATGGTGGAACGGGTGTTGCGATTGGGCGATCGCTCGATCAAATCCCTGATGACCCCCCGCACGGAAATTGTCTGGCTGGATATCGAGTCGCCCCTGGCAGAAAGCCTACAGGAAGTAGTGGAGAGCGCCTATTCGCGGTTCCCCGTCGGCCGTGGCAATTTGGATGAATGTGTTGGCATCATCCGGGGAAGTAGCCTCTTAGCCGCTCGCTTATCCAGCCCCGACATCGAAATCGAATCCCTGATCCAGCCGCCCCTGTATATTGCCGAAAGTACTCGCGCCCTCAAAGTCCTGGAACAATTTAAGCAAACCGGTGTTCACACGGCGCTGGTGACGGACGAGTATGGCGGGATTGAGGGTTTAGTGACTCTCAATGACTTGATGGAGGCGATCGTGGGAGATTTGCCTTCCGCAGAGGCGCAAGAGGAACCCATGGTTGTGCAACGGGAGGACGGCTCCTGGTTGCTGGATGGCTTACTGGCGATCGATGAATTTAGAGACATTTTCAGCGATGAATCTTTTCCGGATGCTCAGGACGAGTATCACACCCTGGGTGGTTTTGTAATGCACACCCTGATGCGGATTCCCCATGCAGGGGAGCAGTTTGAGTGGGGGGGATTAGAGTTTGAAGTCATGGATATGGATGGCACCCGGGTGGATAAGGTGCTTGTCATCCCCAAGGACACGTCAGCAGAGGCTGCAAACATCAGCGACAAAGAGTAA
- the psbZ gene encoding photosystem II reaction center protein PsbZ, protein MLSILFQLALTALVLLSFVMVVGVPVAYASPQNWSQSKLLLFLGSGIWVALVVLVGVLNFSVV, encoded by the coding sequence ATGTTATCAATCTTGTTTCAGCTAGCACTGACGGCTCTAGTTTTATTGTCTTTTGTCATGGTGGTTGGTGTCCCTGTGGCCTATGCCTCCCCCCAAAACTGGAGTCAGTCCAAACTGCTGCTGTTTCTCGGTTCTGGAATTTGGGTCGCCCTAGTGGTCTTGGTTGGGGTGCTCAACTTTTCAGTCGTCTAG
- a CDS encoding glycosyltransferase codes for MALQYALIHEWLTPQATGGSELVVREILRHINAHLYALIDFESTNPQSYLYQRPIGTTFLQQLPWAAQGVQKYLPLLPLAIEQLDVRHYDVILSSSHTVAKGVLTAPHQMHLCYCHTPMRYAWDLTFDYLQASRLGRGLPGGLTRYILHRLRQWDVISANRVDYFIANSHHTARRIWRAYRRPAKVIYPPVNLDRFSFQVEKQDFYLTVSRLVSYKKTRLDCPGF; via the coding sequence GTGGCCTTGCAATACGCCTTGATTCATGAATGGTTGACCCCTCAGGCAACGGGTGGCTCTGAACTAGTGGTGCGCGAAATTCTGCGCCACATTAATGCCCATCTCTATGCCCTGATCGATTTCGAATCCACCAATCCCCAAAGTTATCTTTATCAACGTCCCATTGGCACGACCTTTCTCCAACAGCTACCTTGGGCTGCCCAAGGGGTGCAGAAATATTTGCCTCTCTTGCCCCTAGCTATTGAGCAACTGGATGTCCGCCACTACGATGTGATTCTTTCGTCGTCCCACACCGTTGCTAAGGGAGTGTTAACCGCACCCCACCAGATGCACCTGTGCTATTGTCACACCCCTATGCGCTATGCCTGGGATCTAACCTTCGATTACCTGCAAGCCAGTCGCCTAGGACGGGGACTACCGGGGGGACTGACCCGCTACATCCTGCATCGCCTGCGGCAATGGGATGTGATTTCAGCCAATCGCGTCGACTACTTCATTGCCAACTCCCACCACACAGCTCGGCGAATTTGGCGTGCCTACCGCCGTCCTGCCAAGGTGATTTATCCGCCTGTCAACCTAGACCGGTTTTCGTTCCAGGTAGAAAAGCAAGATTTTTATCTTACGGTCTCTCGCCTCGTCAGTTACAAAAAAACTCGACTTGATTGTCCGGGCTTTTAA
- a CDS encoding DUF3318 domain-containing protein, whose translation MEPTPEIRRLMDVMPASGRMHTKIVSKSEQPWVIAAPFPLPWKPERTVLINFDLWRRLPRPQRDLVILRTVSWLGAIRWFQPGLFQGLAVVGLMGGVAEALQGDALGLVMATGLTTIAGLQIWRSSRSCALELEADAVALRVAQRRSYTEAEAAAHLLAEIAAVAQIEGRSALNFTELIRCQNLRAIAGLSPVEVPETIRRE comes from the coding sequence ATGGAGCCTACACCTGAAATTCGCCGATTAATGGATGTCATGCCCGCTTCCGGTCGCATGCACACGAAGATTGTCAGTAAATCGGAACAACCCTGGGTCATTGCGGCTCCCTTCCCCCTACCCTGGAAGCCAGAGCGGACGGTTTTGATTAATTTTGATCTCTGGCGGCGGTTGCCCCGCCCCCAACGAGATTTAGTGATCTTGCGGACGGTGAGTTGGTTGGGGGCAATCCGCTGGTTCCAACCAGGATTATTTCAAGGTCTGGCCGTGGTGGGGTTGATGGGGGGCGTGGCCGAAGCTCTGCAGGGAGATGCCCTGGGATTGGTGATGGCCACAGGGCTGACAACCATTGCGGGGTTACAGATCTGGCGCAGTAGTCGTAGTTGTGCCCTGGAACTCGAGGCCGATGCCGTGGCTCTGCGGGTCGCTCAACGGCGCAGCTACACCGAGGCCGAGGCCGCCGCCCACTTACTGGCTGAGATCGCGGCAGTGGCTCAAATTGAGGGGCGGTCGGCTCTGAATTTCACGGAATTGATTCGTTGCCAAAATCTCCGGGCGATCGCGGGGCTGTCTCCGGTTGAGGTGCCGGAAACCATTAGGCGGGAGTAA
- the queA gene encoding tRNA preQ1(34) S-adenosylmethionine ribosyltransferase-isomerase QueA — protein MAAYHFELPAERIAQNPVTPRDESRLLVVESTQRHRHCIFRDLPQLLRPGDLLVLNDTRVIPARLYGHKVGGTMVEVLLLEPRSPDCWLALVKPGKRLPPGTLIKFTAAHDPGLHLQATVLERDAATGGRILQFQLQSGNDSLAAALAAVGQVPLPPYITASQADPEQYQTVYAQRPGAVAAPTAGLHFTPELLSQLTHQGIEQTCLTLHVGVGTFRPVNTEDIRNHTLHGEWVEVPAPTVEKIQQTQARGDRVIAVGTTVARALEAAAQVNGLQPFCGKTNLYIYPGYQWQVVDGLITNFHLPGSSLLMLVSALIGRQRLLDLYQGAIDQNYRFYSFGDAMLVLPEARWESGHP, from the coding sequence CTGGCTGCTTATCACTTCGAGCTCCCTGCTGAGCGCATTGCCCAAAACCCTGTCACCCCCAGAGATGAGTCTCGTCTCCTGGTTGTTGAGTCTACACAGCGGCACCGTCACTGCATTTTTCGCGATTTGCCGCAGTTACTTCGACCAGGCGATTTGCTAGTTTTGAACGACACCCGCGTAATTCCGGCTCGCCTCTATGGGCACAAGGTGGGGGGAACCATGGTAGAGGTGTTGTTGTTAGAACCGCGATCGCCGGACTGTTGGCTCGCCCTAGTAAAACCGGGCAAGCGCCTTCCCCCAGGTACCTTGATTAAATTTACGGCTGCCCATGATCCTGGCCTACATCTACAGGCAACGGTTCTGGAGCGAGATGCCGCAACGGGAGGGCGTATCCTACAGTTTCAGTTGCAGTCAGGTAATGATTCACTGGCAGCAGCACTGGCAGCGGTGGGACAAGTGCCGCTGCCACCCTACATCACAGCCTCCCAGGCAGATCCGGAGCAATATCAGACCGTCTATGCCCAGCGTCCGGGTGCAGTTGCAGCCCCGACTGCAGGGCTTCACTTTACCCCGGAACTTTTGTCCCAATTGACCCACCAGGGCATTGAACAAACCTGCCTGACTTTGCATGTTGGGGTGGGCACCTTCCGTCCGGTCAACACCGAGGATATCCGTAACCACACCCTCCATGGGGAGTGGGTCGAAGTGCCTGCCCCCACCGTGGAGAAAATTCAGCAGACCCAAGCTCGGGGCGATCGCGTGATTGCAGTGGGGACAACGGTTGCCCGGGCCTTAGAAGCGGCAGCGCAAGTTAATGGGCTGCAACCCTTCTGCGGCAAAACCAATCTCTATATCTATCCCGGTTACCAGTGGCAGGTGGTGGATGGCCTGATTACCAACTTCCACCTCCCTGGCTCCAGTTTGCTGATGCTGGTGAGTGCGCTGATCGGTCGGCAGCGGTTGCTCGATCTCTATCAAGGAGCCATTGACCAGAATTATCGGTTCTATTCCTTTGGGGATGCCATGTTAGTGTTGCCAGAAGCTCGCTGGGAGTCCGGACACCCATGA
- the arsM gene encoding arsenosugar biosynthesis arsenite methyltransferase ArsM: MFRVHPSTCPDSTFPPQMQEMNYGCGTTVHPAELSQEPTVLYVGIGGGLEALQFAYFARRAGGVIAVDPVPAMRMAAARNLEIAGQLNSWFDPSFVEIQAGNALSLPVADAAVDVVAQNCLFNIFEPDDLSQALQEAFRVLKPGGRLLMSDPIATAPIPPHLQQDDRLRAMCLSGALPYETYVEKIVHAGFGQVEIRARRPYRLLDTQTYDLPVPLLLESLDSVAFKVPVPPDGACIFTGKTAIYTGSESMLDDQAGHILQRGIPASICDKTAAKFARDNPDDILITASTWHYSGGGCC; the protein is encoded by the coding sequence GTGTTCAGAGTTCACCCCTCCACCTGCCCGGACTCCACATTCCCCCCCCAGATGCAGGAAATGAACTATGGCTGTGGTACGACGGTGCACCCAGCCGAATTGAGTCAGGAACCAACCGTTCTCTATGTTGGTATTGGGGGCGGTTTGGAAGCCCTGCAATTCGCCTACTTTGCTCGACGCGCTGGCGGGGTAATTGCCGTCGATCCGGTTCCCGCCATGCGGATGGCCGCTGCGAGGAATCTGGAGATAGCGGGACAACTGAACAGCTGGTTCGATCCGAGCTTTGTGGAAATCCAAGCAGGGAATGCCTTGAGCTTACCCGTTGCCGATGCTGCGGTAGACGTGGTGGCGCAAAATTGTTTGTTCAATATCTTTGAACCCGATGACCTTTCTCAAGCCTTGCAAGAAGCATTTCGGGTGCTCAAACCAGGGGGACGCTTATTAATGAGTGACCCCATTGCCACGGCCCCGATTCCCCCCCATCTCCAGCAAGATGACCGCCTCCGCGCCATGTGTCTCTCGGGTGCCCTGCCCTACGAAACCTATGTGGAGAAAATTGTCCACGCAGGGTTTGGTCAGGTTGAAATCCGCGCCCGTCGCCCCTATCGGCTACTCGACACCCAGACCTATGATCTCCCAGTTCCCCTGTTATTAGAAAGTCTAGACTCCGTTGCCTTCAAGGTGCCAGTTCCTCCCGATGGGGCGTGTATTTTCACGGGTAAAACTGCGATCTATACCGGATCGGAATCAATGCTTGATGATCAGGCCGGGCACATTCTCCAACGGGGTATCCCCGCTTCTATCTGTGATAAAACGGCTGCTAAATTTGCTAGAGACAACCCTGATGACATCCTGATTACCGCTTCTACTTGGCACTATAGCGGCGGTGGCTGTTGTTGA